Proteins encoded in a region of the Thunnus thynnus chromosome 8, fThuThy2.1, whole genome shotgun sequence genome:
- the cldn34a gene encoding claudin-34, with the protein MMYLAHTAHWQFLSLLAGVLAWILIMTTTGMNEWRLWQVADMSVITSGVAWVGIWRVCFYSHALPKIENCQSISISDPFVPAEIPVAQVLMLLAVICGMAGNISAAVAMRIAYFSVQDRRNIRLVFVLAGTLYVLTGTICLVPLAWNMNSVLNNSTIDFTPEFYLPTAPVKQQVGTAIGVGIFASILIIISGLFFLCYQYVWETLRSEAPRGTRDPFSGALSQKFELPNGESRGIDNPAFYIEEVS; encoded by the coding sequence ATGATGTACCTGGCTCACACAGCCCACTGGCAGTTCCTCAGCCTGCTGGCAGGAGTCCTGGCATGGATCCTCATCATGACCACGACTGGCATGAATGAGTGGCGTCTGTGGCAGGTGGCCGACATGTCTGTCATCACCTCGGGCGTGGCCTGGGTGGGTATCTGGAGGGTGTGTTTCTACAGCCACGCCCTTCCCAAAATAGAGAACTGTCAGAGCATCAGCATCTCGGACCCCTTTGTTCCGGCAGAGATCCCTGTGGCTCAGGTGCTGATGCTGCTGGCGGTGATCTGCGGCATGGCGGGGAACATCAGTGCTGCAGTAGCCATGAGGATCGCTTACTTCTCTGTGCAGGATCGTAGGAACATCCGGCTGGTATTTGTGCTGGCAGGGACCCTGTATGTGCTCACAGGGACGATCTGCTTGGTGCCGCTGGCGTGGAACATGAACTCTGTGCTGAACAACAGCACCATAGACTTTACTCCAGAGTTCTACCTCCCCACAGCTCCCGTCAAGCAGCAAGTGGGCACGGCCATCGGAGTGGGCATCTTTGCCTCCATCCTGATCATCATCAGCGGGCTGTTTTTTCTCTGCTACCAGTACGTCTGGGAGACCCTGAGGTCAGAGGCCCCCAGAGGCACCCGGGACCCATTCAGTGGAGCCCTGTCACAGAAATTTGAGTTGCCAAACGGAGAAAGCCGGGGCATAGATAATCCTGCCTTCTACATCGAGGAAGTCTCATGA
- the LOC137188468 gene encoding putative claudin-24, with translation MDTCACALELLGMLVYVGAWLCALATTILPQWLTMSTALLPIESYELGLWETCVVQDVGGMECRTYDSLLGLSSDLKLARILMCASLVVGLLGILVAIPGLYLINSCKERGTYRTKRTLTILGGVLGMVSGVLCLIPVSYMAHLAVIHFFDETVPEVVPRWEFGDALFCGWAGGFLLIVAGLLLVTSCLCSQVEPQPVLQRRYQVMSTDVSFRKRSEYV, from the coding sequence atggacacATGCGCCTGCGCTTTGGAGCTGCTGGGGATGCTGGTCTATGTTGGAGCGTGGCTGTGCGCTTTAGCCACCACTATCTTACCACAGTGGCTGACCATGTCCACTGCGCTGCTGCCCATAGAGAGTTACGAGCTGGGCCTGTGGGAGACTTGCGTGGTGCAGGATGTCGGGGGTATGGAGTGCAGAACATATGATAGCCTGCTGGGCCTTTCCAGTGACCTCAAGCTGGCCCGCATCCTCATGTGTGCCTCCCTCGTCGTGGGTTTGCTGGGAATCCTGGTGGCTATACCTGGACTTTACTTGATCAACAGCTGTAAGGAGCGGGGAACCTATCGAACCAAGAGGACTTTAACCATCCTGGGAGGGGTGCTGGGAATGGTCTCCGGAGTGCTGTGTCTGATCCCTGTGTCCTATATGGCCCATTTAGCCGTGATACATTTCTTTGATGAAACAGTACCTGAAGTGGTGCCACGATGGGAGTTTGGAGATGCTTTGTTCTGCGGCTGGGCAGGAGGATTTCTGCTCATAGTGGCCGGGCTCCTCCTGGTCACCTCTTGCTTATGTTCACAGGTGGAGCCGCAGCCTGTGCTGCAGCGGCGGTACCAGGTGATGAGTACTGATGTTTCCTTCAGGAAGCGGTCAGAGTATGTTTAA